A portion of the Stella humosa genome contains these proteins:
- a CDS encoding DUF484 family protein, protein MVDRRTESMGETTAAQPPATPAPAPPAPMTAARVASYLRSHPDFLVRHPDLVTVLTPPAAERGETVVDMQQFMLKRLQDEVRRIKEEQRDLLKATRANIQSQARIHDAALALLGARTFEHLVQTFTTDLSLLLDVDVVMLCVETADGHLPRVDVQGLSGLPAGSVGDLVGTDRDVVLRDDIEGDALLYGAGAGLVRSDALIRLAVSGMAPPCLLAMGSRDPQRFHPGQGTELLGFLGKIGSMAIRSWLDLPPT, encoded by the coding sequence ATGGTCGATCGCCGCACGGAATCCATGGGGGAGACGACGGCTGCCCAGCCGCCGGCCACCCCGGCACCGGCCCCCCCGGCGCCGATGACGGCCGCCCGGGTCGCGTCCTACCTGCGCTCCCACCCGGACTTCCTGGTCCGCCACCCCGACCTGGTGACGGTGCTGACGCCGCCCGCCGCCGAGCGCGGCGAGACCGTGGTCGACATGCAGCAGTTCATGCTGAAGCGGCTGCAGGACGAGGTCCGCCGAATCAAGGAGGAACAGCGCGACCTCCTGAAGGCGACCCGCGCCAACATCCAGAGCCAGGCGCGCATCCACGACGCGGCCCTGGCGCTGCTCGGCGCGCGCACCTTCGAGCATCTGGTGCAGACCTTCACCACCGACCTGTCGCTGCTGCTCGATGTCGACGTGGTGATGCTGTGCGTGGAGACGGCCGACGGCCACCTGCCGCGGGTCGACGTGCAGGGCCTGTCCGGCCTGCCGGCCGGCTCGGTCGGCGACCTGGTCGGCACCGACCGCGACGTCGTCCTGCGCGACGACATCGAGGGCGACGCCCTGCTCTATGGCGCGGGCGCGGGCCTGGTGCGGTCCGATGCGCTGATCCGCCTGGCGGTATCGGGCATGGCCCCGCCCTGCCTGCTGGCCATGGGCTCGCGCGATCCGCAGCGCTTCCACCCGGGCCAGGGGACCGAGCTGCTGGGCTTCCTCGGCAAGATCGGTTCCATGGCGATCCGCTCCTGGCTCGACCTGCCGCCGACTTGA